In the genome of Natronorubrum sediminis, one region contains:
- a CDS encoding rubrerythrin-like domain-containing protein, translated as MSLADSLEYECLLCGRREWATDSLVSTCRRCGGEMRNVEVVGS; from the coding sequence ATGTCACTCGCCGATTCACTCGAGTACGAGTGCCTCTTGTGTGGCCGCCGAGAGTGGGCCACGGACTCACTCGTGAGCACCTGTCGACGCTGTGGCGGCGAGATGCGTAACGTCGAGGTTGTCGGGAGCTAA
- a CDS encoding disk-shape morphogenesis protein volactin — protein MEYGLDIGPEGLRVASGKGEGTVDSVPPFVVADDEGALEEQLDTSGGTVLIEEGEATYAVGSAAISATTSGEGAPKSLFSNGVLTVDAYAESALAALVDELIDADGNEVERLCYTTPGRLVDVSEPTEAHRAAVDAAFTERDIDATPISRGFAVVYDQLRDENHTGLGLCLGTQTTSVTLAYYGVPALAFSLAKGSDWVVDRAATACGVEPSHVATVLEGFRLEPDAATGDVESALAQAYDALIGEIVDEIEAEATESDVQQGLGISMALAGEGAVEGLEYLLGGRFDAAPLPFSVRDVRLADEPSESATRGALAAARDDVDSYEDIVWPGADADDAGDAATTTQPTTLSGDDGQTTLSFDESTGSGGRSEHERANDAIDQLFDRLANRDEEIQTLEADLETALEELSALEERAATAESVGELGDELETVRADVRDLEARSETFASADSLAEFTAETNDELASVSDTLETLEADFEAEHDSLSATIEALEGTLTDIESALETDIEALETALETERDSLERVDETVQTLETRTATLGDRLDEQDEELAEVSAQLDNSLEQATAERERLEDDLDALTEALETTRDALADELDSVDDRVETLDDDLETTATMTERLDENQRATDDRVEAVENSVSALETDIESVSADVQTASDEVDGIEADVDTAVADIETVAANVDTVESTVETLETDVQAVTSEIEEVDSTIDERVGGVENRLESLREAIDELEAGSVEAERVEADLTARLDELEAEFENALADLETALDDRSDEFDARFDSLETDSNEIETGLETVSETTATLESEVEELDAVVRTLEETTASTDSTVSNETVEALEAELESLGTELSSLQDADAGTDHGARIDGVENTVVDVADRVDRLESRFGKLEEQTSSHDERLEETTATVDDQGRRLADQDSRIEAVMANLESLEDADAEREANTGQTAANDRDAAFEELRDALEELRDQQEAQRQPSSEARSDGASGLVASTAAGAGGAGLVAGGALAAIGEPTVGGVALALGIVLLLAIALLGR, from the coding sequence TCGAAGAGGGGGAGGCGACGTACGCGGTGGGGTCGGCTGCGATATCGGCCACGACGAGCGGTGAGGGCGCGCCGAAATCGTTGTTCTCGAACGGCGTTCTCACCGTCGACGCGTACGCCGAGTCGGCTCTCGCCGCGCTCGTCGACGAACTAATCGACGCCGACGGGAACGAGGTCGAGCGACTGTGCTATACCACGCCAGGACGGCTCGTCGACGTTTCCGAACCGACCGAGGCTCACCGAGCGGCCGTCGACGCGGCGTTCACCGAGCGCGACATCGATGCGACGCCGATCAGCCGCGGGTTCGCCGTCGTCTACGATCAACTTCGCGATGAAAACCACACCGGACTCGGTCTCTGTCTGGGCACGCAGACGACGAGCGTCACGCTCGCGTACTACGGCGTCCCCGCGCTGGCGTTCTCACTCGCCAAGGGGAGCGACTGGGTCGTCGATCGAGCAGCGACAGCATGCGGGGTCGAACCGTCTCACGTCGCGACCGTCCTCGAGGGGTTTCGACTCGAGCCAGACGCGGCGACGGGCGACGTCGAGAGTGCACTCGCACAGGCCTACGACGCCCTGATCGGCGAAATTGTCGACGAGATCGAGGCGGAAGCGACCGAGAGCGACGTCCAACAGGGGCTGGGAATCTCGATGGCCCTCGCAGGTGAAGGAGCTGTCGAGGGACTCGAGTACCTCCTCGGCGGGCGCTTCGACGCAGCGCCGTTGCCGTTTTCAGTTCGGGACGTGCGACTCGCCGACGAGCCGAGTGAGAGTGCGACCAGAGGGGCTCTCGCAGCCGCCAGAGACGACGTCGACTCCTACGAGGATATCGTCTGGCCGGGGGCGGATGCCGACGACGCTGGCGACGCAGCGACCACGACTCAACCGACAACGCTCTCCGGTGACGACGGACAGACGACGCTCTCGTTCGACGAATCAACCGGGAGCGGCGGACGCTCGGAGCACGAGCGAGCGAACGACGCGATCGACCAACTCTTCGACCGACTCGCCAACCGCGACGAGGAGATTCAGACGCTCGAAGCCGACCTCGAGACTGCACTCGAGGAGCTCTCGGCGCTCGAGGAACGGGCCGCAACGGCCGAATCCGTCGGCGAACTCGGCGACGAACTGGAGACGGTTAGGGCGGACGTTCGCGACCTCGAGGCCAGAAGCGAGACGTTCGCCAGTGCCGACTCGCTCGCGGAGTTTACAGCCGAGACGAACGACGAACTCGCGTCGGTGTCGGACACCCTCGAGACGCTCGAGGCCGACTTCGAGGCGGAACACGACTCGCTTTCAGCAACGATCGAGGCCCTCGAGGGCACACTCACGGACATCGAATCGGCACTCGAAACAGACATCGAGGCCCTCGAGACGGCCCTCGAAACCGAACGCGACTCGCTCGAACGAGTCGACGAGACCGTCCAGACACTCGAGACACGGACAGCGACTCTCGGTGATCGCCTCGACGAGCAAGACGAGGAACTCGCCGAGGTTTCGGCGCAACTCGACAACAGTCTCGAGCAGGCGACTGCCGAACGTGAACGACTCGAAGATGACCTGGACGCGTTGACCGAAGCGCTCGAGACGACTCGAGACGCACTCGCGGACGAACTGGATTCGGTCGACGATCGAGTCGAAACCCTCGACGACGACCTCGAGACGACCGCGACGATGACCGAGCGTCTCGACGAGAACCAGCGTGCGACGGACGACCGTGTCGAGGCCGTCGAAAACAGCGTCTCTGCACTCGAGACCGACATCGAGTCCGTCTCGGCGGACGTACAGACTGCCAGCGACGAGGTCGACGGGATCGAAGCAGATGTCGACACGGCCGTAGCGGACATCGAAACGGTCGCGGCGAACGTCGACACGGTCGAATCGACCGTCGAAACGCTCGAGACCGACGTGCAAGCAGTCACGTCTGAGATCGAGGAAGTCGACAGTACAATCGACGAGCGCGTGGGCGGTGTAGAGAACCGTCTCGAGTCGCTTCGAGAGGCGATCGACGAACTCGAGGCAGGGTCGGTCGAGGCCGAGCGTGTCGAAGCGGACCTCACGGCCCGACTGGACGAACTCGAGGCCGAGTTCGAGAACGCGCTCGCGGACCTCGAGACGGCACTCGACGACCGATCGGACGAGTTCGATGCTCGTTTCGATTCGCTCGAGACGGACTCGAACGAGATCGAAACCGGACTCGAGACGGTCTCCGAAACGACTGCAACGCTCGAAAGCGAGGTCGAGGAATTGGACGCAGTCGTTCGCACGCTCGAGGAAACGACCGCTTCGACGGACTCTACGGTATCCAACGAAACCGTCGAGGCGCTCGAGGCGGAACTCGAGTCGCTCGGAACTGAACTCTCGTCACTCCAAGACGCGGATGCCGGAACTGATCACGGCGCTCGCATCGACGGCGTCGAAAACACGGTGGTCGACGTCGCGGACCGAGTCGACCGACTCGAAAGCCGGTTTGGCAAACTCGAAGAGCAGACGAGTAGCCACGACGAGCGTCTCGAGGAGACAACGGCAACGGTCGACGATCAGGGTCGTCGCCTCGCCGACCAAGACTCTCGGATCGAGGCAGTGATGGCCAACCTCGAGAGCCTGGAGGATGCAGACGCTGAACGCGAAGCGAACACGGGTCAGACTGCTGCGAACGACCGCGATGCGGCCTTCGAGGAGCTTCGAGATGCACTCGAGGAACTGCGCGACCAACAGGAGGCCCAGCGACAGCCCTCGAGCGAGGCGAGGTCGGATGGCGCCTCGGGTCTCGTCGCTTCGACCGCTGCTGGTGCCGGTGGGGCCGGTCTCGTCGCCGGTGGCGCACTCGCGGCTATCGGCGAGCCGACAGTCGGTGGTGTTGCCCTCGCGCTCGGAATCGTGCTTCTCCTCGCAATCGCCCTCCTCGGACGATAG